The Chryseobacterium indologenes genomic sequence TTCCAACGACTAAGCGAAATCTCAATAAAAGAGTACGCGACAATCTTTAAAATCAATTTTAAAATGAAAAAATTTACAGCTGTAAGCGATGTTGAAAACTTACAGGAAATCATAAAAAAAGCTTTAGAAATCAAAGCAAATCCACTTTCTGAAACAGAAAAAGGAAAGGGAAAGACCATAGGACTTGTATTTTTAAACTCAAGTTTAAGAACCCGTTTAAGCAGTCAGATTGCAGCTCAAAACCTAGGGTTAAATGTTTTAACGTTAAATGCAGCCCAGGAAGCGTGGAATCTTGAATTTGCGGACGGAGCAGTAATGAACGGTGATACGGTAGAACATATCAAAGATGCCATTGAAGTTTTGAATCAATATTGTGATATTATTGCCGTACGTTGTTTCGCAGGAATGAAGAGCAAAGAAGATGATGTGAATGAAAGTATTCTGAGCCAGTTTGAAAAACATGCAAAAGTACCTGTTATTTCCCTGGAATCTGCAACTCGCCACCCGCTTCAGAGTTTAGCAGACTGTATTACCATTACGGAAAACTGGAAAAAAGATCACAAGCCAAAAGTAGTTCTTACCTGGGCACCGCATATCAAGCCGATCGCCCATGCTGTAGGAAATTCTTTTGCAGAATGGATGCAGGAAATGGATGTTGAGCTGCTGATTGCCAATCCGGAAGGATATGACCTGGATCCTGTTTTTACAAAAGATACAAAAGTAATTCATGATCAGGATGAAGCATTGAAAGATGCGGATTTTATTTATGTTAAAAACTGGTCATCCTTTGACGACTATGCTGCGATGCCTGAAGTAAAAGGAGACTGGATGCTGACCAACGAAAAGCTGGAGAGTACCAACAATGCCAAAGTAATGCACTGCCTGCCGGTTCGTCGTAATGTTGAATTAAGCGATGAAGTAATGGATGGCGAAAATTCAATTATTTACCAACAGGCAAAGAATCGTATTTTCTCAGCCCAAGCCGTCTTCAGTGAAATTTTAGACAGTATATAAAGTCCCGAAGGGACGATTTAACCCCAAGATAGGAATCCATTCCTAATTAGTTCTAATGTAAAGTAAAAATGAAACAGAAAATATACATCATAAAAATAGGCGGAGCGCTCATTGATGATGAACGATTACTGGATCAGTTTTTAGATCAGTTTTCCGATATCAAAGAAAGAAAGATCCTTGTGCACGGCGGAGGGAAGCTGGCTACCACCTTAGCTGATAAGCTGGGAATCGAGCAGAAAATGATCAACGGAAGGAGGATTACCGATAAGGAAACATTGGATATTGTAACAATGGTCTATGCCGGGGGAATCAATAAAAATATCGTAGAAAAGCTTCAGCAGAAAAAATGCAATGCCATTGGCTTTTCCGGTGCAGACGGAAACCTGATCAAAGCTAAAAAAAGAGAACATCCTGAAATTGATTTCGGATTTGTAGGGGATATCAATAAAAAAAGTGTGAACAGGAAACTGGTTTCAAAACTTATCAAGCTGGATCTTGTGCCGGTATTTTCGGCCATAACACATGATAAAAAGGGTAATCTTTTCAATACCAATGCTGATACAATTGCCTCTGTAATGGCGCAGGCATTGTCTGAAAAATATGAAGTGGAATTATTGTACTGCTTTGATAAGGAAGGAGTGCTGGAAGACGTGAATGACCCTGAATCATTAATCAAAACGGTTTCTGAAGAAGAATTTACCGTATTAAAGGAAGAAGGAAAACTGCACAAAGGGATTTTACCCAAACTTGAAAATGCTCTTGGAGCGATAAAAAATAATGTAGATAAAGTGTTTCTGATTAAAGAAACAGAATTAAAAAACCATATAGAGAATCATCATGCAGGAACTGAAATCTGTTTATAATAAAGAAGAATTATTGAATAATGCGGTCGGATTGCTTAAAAATTTGATTGAGATTCCTTCATTCAGTAAAGATGAATTCAATACTTCGGTAGAAATTGAGAACTTTTTTAAAAAGCATCAGATTCCGACGAAGCGTTTTAAAAATAACATCTGGGCGGTGAATAAGAACTTTGACGTGTTCAAGCCGTCTGTCTTATTAAACACCCATCATGATACGGTAAAGCCAAATAAAGCGTACACCCTTGATCCGTTTGTACCCGTAGAAAAAGATGGAAAGTTGTATGGACTGGGAAGTAATGATGCAGGAGCTTCTCTGGTTTCTATGGCGCAGGTTTTTTTATATTTTTATCATAAAGAAGATTTACAATATAATTTAGTTATTGCTTTGACGGCAGAGGAGGAGATCTCAGGATTTGATGGAATCGAAGCTTTATTTCCGCAGCTACCCAATGTAGAACTCGCTATTGTAGGAGAACCCACGCAGATGAATCTGGCGATTGCAGAAAAAGGTCTTTTGGTGATTGATGGAGAAATGAAAGGTACTCCTTCTCATGCCGCTCATCCTAATGATGACAATTCGATTGTGAAATGCATGCAGGATTTGCAGAATATTTTAAACTTTAAATTTCCAAAAGTTTCGGAATATCTGGGTGAAGTTAAAATTACTTTATCAGGAATTCACGCAGGAGTCCAGCACAACGTTGTTCCTGAGTCATGTAATTTCACATTGGATGTAAGGGTAACGGATGAGTATTCCAACCAGGAAGCCTTTGAAATCATTCAGTCTCAAATGAAATCTACCCTTACGGCGAGGTCTTTCAGGCTGAATTCCTCAAAAATTGAAATGGATCACCCGTTTGTAAAAGCAGGTCTTGAAATCGGAAGGACAACTTATGGTTCGCCTACCTCCTCAGATCAGGCCATTATTCCATGTACATCGGTGAAAATAGGCCCCGGAGACAGTAGGCGCTCTCACACGGCGGATGAATTCATCTATATCAATGAAATAGAAGAAGGGATAGAAATCTATATCCGGATTTTAGAAAAAGTGTTATAAAGATATCAGAAACCGGACATCAGGTATCAGATGAGAATAAAAAGTCTGATGTCTGATATCTGGATTCTGGAGTCAACAATATGTTTTGACTACGCTCAGCAGGCAGTAAAGTTGATGTTTTTAATAAAGATTTATGCAAGAATTACCATTAGAAATGAGACTTTGAATAAGGAGATGTTTTTTTATAGTTAATAATAAGGATGCTTTGCTGAGCATGTCAAAACCAATTAATAAATCATATGTTATGAAAAAAATATGGCAGAAGGATGACCTTGCCACCAATATATTAGTCAATAACTTTACCGTAGGAAAAGATCTTGACTTCGACGAACGTTTAGCGAAATATGATGTTAAAGGTTCTATGGCCCATTGTAAAATGCTGTCAGAAACAGGGATTATTTCTCAGGAAGAATCCGAACAAATGTTATACGTTTTAAGTACAATCCTTGATACAATTGAAGATGGTAGTTTTGAAATTGATAAAGAAGCTGAGGATATCCATTCTCAGATAGAAGCAATTCTCATTGAAGAACTGGGAGATACAGGAAAGAAAATTCATACCGCAAGATCAAGAAATGACCAGGTTTTATTGGATATTAAATTGTATCTTCTGGATGAGATCCGTGAAATAACAGCATTGACAGATGAGTTTTTTCAGATTTTAATCAAATTGGCAGATCAGCATAAAAATGTTCTGCTTCCGGGATATACGCATTTGCAGATTGCCATGCCTTCGTCTTTCGGATTGTGGTTTGGAGCGTATGCAGAAGCTTTGTTAGACGATGTTGAAATGTTGTTTTCCACAAAGAATATTATCAACAAAAATCCATTAGGTTCAGCGGCAGGGTATGGTTCTTCTTTCCCGATTAACCGTGAAAGTACGACATACAACTTAGGTTTCCAGTCGATGAATTATAATTCGGTATATGCACAGATGACGCGTGGAAAATCAGAGAAATTACTTTCAATGGCAATGGCAACATTGGCAGGAACGCTGGGCAAATTTGCATATGATGTTTGTCTGTATTTAAATCAGAATTTTGACTTCATCAGTTTCCCTAAAGAATTTACCACGGGAAGCAGCATCATGCCTCATAAGAAAAATCCTGATATTTTTGAGCTGGTTCGTGCACGGTGCAATAGAATCCAGGCTCTACCGAATGAGCTTATTTTGCTGACCAATAATCTTCCTTCAGGATATCACAGAGACGTACAGTTAACCAAAGAAATTCTTTTCCCTGCCATCGACTCCTTAAAAGAATGTCTGGAAATTGTAAGCTATACTTTACCGAATATCCAGGTTAAAGACGGAATTCTTGAGGACGAAAAATATAAATATCTTTTCAGTGTAGAGAAGATTAATCAGGAAGTGAAAAATGGAAGTTCGTTCCGTGACGCTTATGTAAAAGTAGGGCAGGAGATCGAAAACAATGAATTTGAATTCGAACCCGGAAATCTTGATCACACCCACCAGGGAAGTTTAGGGAACCTTTGCCTGGATAAAATAGAATATCAGTTTAATAAACTGAAAAATAAATTATTGGGTTAGAATCTAAACCATTAAGATTATAGACATACTTGAGCCGGATCAGTAGAAGCTTAAAAAGTTTTTTTTAGCCCGCTGTCTTTTTCGTTGTGAAATAAATCCTTAATCTTAATAAATCTTAACGGCTTAAGGTATCTTAATGGTTGGATTTTATTCCGCTCTTTGACTTCAATGGTTGATTTTTAATACTGACTAAGGTTGAAAATTGAGATTAAATACTGCTAAAATTTATCGGAGATAAATCCTTTTGCACCTTCATGTATAAGAACAAATGGTCTAAAATGAAAAAATTACTCCAGATCAATTTTGAATTTA encodes the following:
- the argB gene encoding acetylglutamate kinase; translated protein: MKQKIYIIKIGGALIDDERLLDQFLDQFSDIKERKILVHGGGKLATTLADKLGIEQKMINGRRITDKETLDIVTMVYAGGINKNIVEKLQQKKCNAIGFSGADGNLIKAKKREHPEIDFGFVGDINKKSVNRKLVSKLIKLDLVPVFSAITHDKKGNLFNTNADTIASVMAQALSEKYEVELLYCFDKEGVLEDVNDPESLIKTVSEEEFTVLKEEGKLHKGILPKLENALGAIKNNVDKVFLIKETELKNHIENHHAGTEICL
- a CDS encoding M20 family metallo-hydrolase is translated as MQELKSVYNKEELLNNAVGLLKNLIEIPSFSKDEFNTSVEIENFFKKHQIPTKRFKNNIWAVNKNFDVFKPSVLLNTHHDTVKPNKAYTLDPFVPVEKDGKLYGLGSNDAGASLVSMAQVFLYFYHKEDLQYNLVIALTAEEEISGFDGIEALFPQLPNVELAIVGEPTQMNLAIAEKGLLVIDGEMKGTPSHAAHPNDDNSIVKCMQDLQNILNFKFPKVSEYLGEVKITLSGIHAGVQHNVVPESCNFTLDVRVTDEYSNQEAFEIIQSQMKSTLTARSFRLNSSKIEMDHPFVKAGLEIGRTTYGSPTSSDQAIIPCTSVKIGPGDSRRSHTADEFIYINEIEEGIEIYIRILEKVL
- the argH gene encoding argininosuccinate lyase; this encodes MKKIWQKDDLATNILVNNFTVGKDLDFDERLAKYDVKGSMAHCKMLSETGIISQEESEQMLYVLSTILDTIEDGSFEIDKEAEDIHSQIEAILIEELGDTGKKIHTARSRNDQVLLDIKLYLLDEIREITALTDEFFQILIKLADQHKNVLLPGYTHLQIAMPSSFGLWFGAYAEALLDDVEMLFSTKNIINKNPLGSAAGYGSSFPINRESTTYNLGFQSMNYNSVYAQMTRGKSEKLLSMAMATLAGTLGKFAYDVCLYLNQNFDFISFPKEFTTGSSIMPHKKNPDIFELVRARCNRIQALPNELILLTNNLPSGYHRDVQLTKEILFPAIDSLKECLEIVSYTLPNIQVKDGILEDEKYKYLFSVEKINQEVKNGSSFRDAYVKVGQEIENNEFEFEPGNLDHTHQGSLGNLCLDKIEYQFNKLKNKLLG
- a CDS encoding N-acetylornithine carbamoyltransferase, which produces MKKFTAVSDVENLQEIIKKALEIKANPLSETEKGKGKTIGLVFLNSSLRTRLSSQIAAQNLGLNVLTLNAAQEAWNLEFADGAVMNGDTVEHIKDAIEVLNQYCDIIAVRCFAGMKSKEDDVNESILSQFEKHAKVPVISLESATRHPLQSLADCITITENWKKDHKPKVVLTWAPHIKPIAHAVGNSFAEWMQEMDVELLIANPEGYDLDPVFTKDTKVIHDQDEALKDADFIYVKNWSSFDDYAAMPEVKGDWMLTNEKLESTNNAKVMHCLPVRRNVELSDEVMDGENSIIYQQAKNRIFSAQAVFSEILDSI